One Roseburia rectibacter DNA window includes the following coding sequences:
- the fabG gene encoding 3-oxoacyl-[acyl-carrier-protein] reductase, giving the protein MLTNKTALVTGASRGIGAAIAKSLAKEGAFVIINYNGSKERADAVAAEILADGGKAAVYGCNVSDYSACEKMAKDIIENYGHLDILVNNAGITRDDLLMKMSEEAFDAVIATNLKGTFNTIRHFSRYLLKQRSGTIINLSSVSGILGNAGQANYSASKAGVIGLTKSVARELSSRGITCNAVAPGFIDTEMTAQMTDKAKEAVKTQIPLGRAGKVEDIAEVVTFLASEKASYITGQVISVDGGMSI; this is encoded by the coding sequence ATGTTAACAAATAAGACAGCACTGGTCACTGGTGCAAGCCGCGGCATCGGAGCTGCGATCGCAAAAAGTCTTGCAAAAGAAGGTGCTTTTGTCATCATCAATTACAATGGTTCAAAAGAGCGTGCGGATGCTGTTGCCGCAGAAATCCTTGCAGATGGCGGTAAGGCGGCTGTTTATGGATGCAATGTTTCTGATTACAGTGCCTGTGAAAAGATGGCAAAAGACATTATAGAGAACTATGGGCATCTGGATATTCTTGTCAACAATGCAGGAATCACGAGAGATGATCTTTTGATGAAGATGAGTGAGGAAGCATTTGATGCAGTCATTGCAACAAATCTTAAGGGGACATTCAACACGATCCGTCATTTTTCACGCTACCTGTTAAAACAGCGCTCCGGAACGATCATCAATCTTTCCTCTGTATCCGGTATTCTTGGAAATGCCGGACAGGCAAATTACAGTGCAAGCAAGGCGGGAGTGATCGGACTTACCAAAAGTGTGGCAAGGGAACTTTCTTCCCGCGGAATCACCTGCAATGCGGTTGCACCGGGATTTATTGATACGGAAATGACAGCACAGATGACAGATAAGGCGAAAGAAGCAGTGAAAACACAGATTCCGCTCGGAAGAGCCGGAAAGGTGGAAGATATTGCGGAGGTAGTAACATTTCTGGCATCAGAAAAAGCATCCTACATCACAGGACAGGTGATTTCCGTGGACGGCGGTATGAGCATATAA